In Citrus sinensis cultivar Valencia sweet orange chromosome 4, DVS_A1.0, whole genome shotgun sequence, one DNA window encodes the following:
- the LOC102619728 gene encoding putative ribosomal large subunit pseudouridine synthase SVR1, chloroplastic isoform X2, with the protein MASVATAAAITTTTLFSSFFRNPSLCIHRTFPRSRITCSSSSLQFNISFAPPKRKKTQQDDFESGEGSEQQLFIPWIVRGEDGNLKLQTHPPARLVHTLADAKTQNLKVNKKKNDTSAAAAAAAAGGPKAAPKLSKAARRFYNDNFRDTPERLSKVLAAAGVASRRSSEELIFQGQVTVNGSVCNTPQTRVDPARDIIYVNGKRLPKKLPPKVYLALNKPKGYICSAGEKEVKSVMSLFDDYLKSWDKRNPGLPRPRLFTVGRLDVATTGLIIVTNDGDFAQAVSHPSSKLQKEYIATIDGAVNKRHLIAISEGTVIEGTHCTPDVVELLPPQPDIPRPRIRIVVHEGRNHEVRELVKNAGLKLYSLKRLRIGGFRLPSDLGIGMHVELKQSDLKLMGWKS; encoded by the exons ATGGCTTCGGTGGCGACAGCAGCagcaataacaacaacaacacttttctcttcatttttcagAAACCCCAGTCTTTGCATCCACCGTACTTTCCCTCGCAGTCgcatcacttgttcttcttcatctCTTCAATTCAATATCTCATTTGCTCCTCCGAAACGCAAGAAGACCCAGCAAGACGACTTCGAATCCGGTGAAGGGTCAGAACAACAGCTGTTCATTCCGTGGATAGTCCGCGGCGAAGATGGCAACCTCAAGCTCCAGACCCATCCGCCCGCGCGTCTTGTCCACACCTTGGCCGACGCCAAAACCCAGAACCTCAAAgtcaacaagaagaaaaacgACACTTCTGCTGCTGCCGCTGCCGCTGCCGCTGGTGGTCCCAAGGCCGCTCCTAAGCTTTCCAAAGCCGCTCGCAGGTTTTATAATGACAATTTCAGAGACACCCCCGAACGCCTCAGCAAAGTTTTAGCTGCTGCTGGAG TGGCATCAAGACGGAGTAGTGAAGAGCTAATATTTCAAGGTCAAGTGACTGTTAATGGTTCTGTATGCAATACTCCTCAG ACTAGAGTTGATCCTGCAAGGGATATCATTTACGTTAACGGAAAACGTCTTCCTAAGAAATTGCCTCCAAAAGTGTATCTTGCATTGAACAAACCTAAAGG TTACATTTGCTCAGCTGGAGAAAAGGAGGTTAAGTCGGTGATGAGCCTATTTGATGATTATTTGAAGAGTTGG GATAAAAGAAATCCAGGACTACCCAGACCACGATTGTTTACTGTTGGTCGCCTCGATGTTGCCACAACTGGGTTGATTATAGTGACCAATGATG gAGATTTTGCTCAGGCAGTATCACATCCTTCATCTAAGTTGCAAAAAGA ATACATTGCAACCATAGATGGTGCAGTGAACAAGCGTCATCTAATAGCCATCAGTGAGGGAACAGTTATTGAAGGAACTCATTGCACCCCAGATGTTGTGGAGTTATTGCCGCCACAACCTGATATACCAAGACCTCGCATTCGTATTGTG GTTCATGAAGGCAGGAACCATGAAGTTCGAGAACTTGTGAAGAATGCTGGACTTAAG CTTTATTCATTAAAACGGTTGAGGATTGGTGGTTTCAGACTTCCATCAGATCTTGG GATTGGAATGCATGTGGAACTTAAACAATCTGATCTCAAGTTAATGGGTTGGAAGAGTTAG
- the LOC102619728 gene encoding putative ribosomal large subunit pseudouridine synthase SVR1, chloroplastic isoform X1, translating into MASVATAAAITTTTLFSSFFRNPSLCIHRTFPRSRITCSSSSLQFNISFAPPKRKKTQQDDFESGEGSEQQLFIPWIVRGEDGNLKLQTHPPARLVHTLADAKTQNLKVNKKKNDTSAAAAAAAAGGPKAAPKLSKAARRFYNDNFRDTPERLSKVLAAAGVASRRSSEELIFQGQVTVNGSVCNTPQTRVDPARDIIYVNGKRLPKKLPPKVYLALNKPKGYICSAGEKEVKSVMSLFDDYLKSWDKRNPGLPRPRLFTVGRLDVATTGLIIVTNDGDFAQAVSHPSSKLQKEYIATIDGAVNKRHLIAISEGTVIEGTHCTPDVVELLPPQPDIPRPRIRIVVHEGRNHEVRELVKNAGLKLYSLKRLRIGGFRLPSDLGPSLSLLAGHISKYLVKDWNACGT; encoded by the exons ATGGCTTCGGTGGCGACAGCAGCagcaataacaacaacaacacttttctcttcatttttcagAAACCCCAGTCTTTGCATCCACCGTACTTTCCCTCGCAGTCgcatcacttgttcttcttcatctCTTCAATTCAATATCTCATTTGCTCCTCCGAAACGCAAGAAGACCCAGCAAGACGACTTCGAATCCGGTGAAGGGTCAGAACAACAGCTGTTCATTCCGTGGATAGTCCGCGGCGAAGATGGCAACCTCAAGCTCCAGACCCATCCGCCCGCGCGTCTTGTCCACACCTTGGCCGACGCCAAAACCCAGAACCTCAAAgtcaacaagaagaaaaacgACACTTCTGCTGCTGCCGCTGCCGCTGCCGCTGGTGGTCCCAAGGCCGCTCCTAAGCTTTCCAAAGCCGCTCGCAGGTTTTATAATGACAATTTCAGAGACACCCCCGAACGCCTCAGCAAAGTTTTAGCTGCTGCTGGAG TGGCATCAAGACGGAGTAGTGAAGAGCTAATATTTCAAGGTCAAGTGACTGTTAATGGTTCTGTATGCAATACTCCTCAG ACTAGAGTTGATCCTGCAAGGGATATCATTTACGTTAACGGAAAACGTCTTCCTAAGAAATTGCCTCCAAAAGTGTATCTTGCATTGAACAAACCTAAAGG TTACATTTGCTCAGCTGGAGAAAAGGAGGTTAAGTCGGTGATGAGCCTATTTGATGATTATTTGAAGAGTTGG GATAAAAGAAATCCAGGACTACCCAGACCACGATTGTTTACTGTTGGTCGCCTCGATGTTGCCACAACTGGGTTGATTATAGTGACCAATGATG gAGATTTTGCTCAGGCAGTATCACATCCTTCATCTAAGTTGCAAAAAGA ATACATTGCAACCATAGATGGTGCAGTGAACAAGCGTCATCTAATAGCCATCAGTGAGGGAACAGTTATTGAAGGAACTCATTGCACCCCAGATGTTGTGGAGTTATTGCCGCCACAACCTGATATACCAAGACCTCGCATTCGTATTGTG GTTCATGAAGGCAGGAACCATGAAGTTCGAGAACTTGTGAAGAATGCTGGACTTAAG CTTTATTCATTAAAACGGTTGAGGATTGGTGGTTTCAGACTTCCATCAGATCTTGG GCCTAGTTTGTCACT CTTAGCTGGTCACATCTCAAAGTATCTTGTAAAG GATTGGAATGCATGTGGAACTTAA